A single region of the Anopheles funestus chromosome X, idAnoFuneDA-416_04, whole genome shotgun sequence genome encodes:
- the LOC125760637 gene encoding uncharacterized protein LOC125760637: MTMILRVRLVTFGLLCLLAVALFADDANGFRLREHGQEEGLAVVRRKLTPRTKGDVPWITVTRKPWSARDDTEDDDDDDDEEDEDDEDEENDEEEEETEEQAAIRKATQERLLRARRSMKSRDKRYQPTESRRKTTEHDADDVDDDDEDDEAEPRSIFNLFGLLGSKQRKGDDETGTQSTVGNDDAGNDDDDDDDDEDEKPARKYTAKVNEKKKQIKGSQTRKGAKKEEPETKQVTDEDDASWLDGLKRAFDSIVQPTVDAKDVPSDPAEEGTIVRWLQSLTSRGENVAKAEDEPKEKANPIINLLTGWLQSAEGGDSNEEIRFRPIGSYADDDDDDDNKHANDKRRKSPTKGATDSKLVQLLNHSPIASLFSAEELPAESPIDNGPKRPRQPAPGVRGPARVVKQRIAISPEDFEQLLLRVPSFVPDYTQVQGEECRRQGEIFERQLRGKRLWALQMIDASARLASGLLRGNANQLGDFDLCTGIATRVRVREDELVRLRGKYCLAHVDVVAEDAELRLPVHLLQGGGFVKSTLNDPDHFLPRFTTINWGICLPAACSFEDAGSIVQHFVRPYNSTGIKLFLELEEANCHVRQVRSWSRLLKDHWQLVAVFGFYTFVAVVTLVATLNDYEIFIKIEPPSTQDSPLDPPERRTTNVFHQTLMAFSLKKTLPQLIGSGTDEHHHLRCLHGLKALASGALFLALRLVPLGFQPFTNRNEFTESFNAPWSVAVRLLMLYADVFLVVSGFLAAYHMVREYRERARVPWFKRIAGRYLRLAFPLVPVLVFYAWVWEHLGSGPQWGDVVTKNANLCKHGYLSNLLFMHNWYPIEETCAPHTFQLAIEMQLSVLAPFLMIVLVRSPFYGTAAYVLLSALSTAIRFASTTEDRLTPYVFHGVRLTQLYRTLNLSFAETLHRLTPYLAGFGLGYLLQETGRPRQDRGVHYAGWFGAAIALLWCVCFPLDIVRKDFRYEPGDAAQFAALAPLSWSLGLCWIVYYCVTEEQCLLNRVLSSRPLVCLGRLTYSLTLVQFLVFFYFAGSTRGSEVFSFTGYVNRTEVCLALGAALILTLLFDLPIQNVKRLLDQTGVFDRLEVPPEPPATSTEHTDTTAEPDAKPEPISEPEQIEPVAEQTDFVSPFDDQDEEDNGIWLRRRTADTANEQSSTVDDFWASKDTNVKDVDAQYESVVQEATTAVQSEPEPEEEVEEEEEEEEEEEEEEEEEEEIDEEKEVKRRPTTNGANWSRF, encoded by the exons ATGACGATGATACTCCGTGTGCGGTTGGTCACGTTCGGACTGCTCTGTCTGCTGGCCGTAGCGCTGTTCGCCGACGATGCGAACGGGTTCCGGCTGCGTGAACACGGCCAGGAAGAGGGTCTTGCGGTGGTGCGTCGGAAACTGACGCCCCGCACCAAAGGGGACGTTCCGTGGATCACTGTGACACGTAAGCCATGGTCAGCGAGAGATGACACagaagacgacgacgacgacgacgacgaggaggatgaggacgatgaggatgaggaaaacgatgaggaggaagaggaaacTGAAGAACAGGCCGCCATCCGAAAAGCCACTCAGGAGCGGCTGCTGCGTGCCCGGCGCAGTATGAAAAGCCGTGACAAACGGTACCAGCCGACCGAAAGCAGGCGGAAGACAACGGAGCACGATGCAGATGACgtcgacgatgacgacgaagaCGACGAAGCCGAACCGAGGTCTATTTTTAACCTGTTTGGTTTGCTTGGTTCGAAACAGCGAAAGGGTGACGACGAGACTGGTACGCAATCAACAGTCGGTAATGATGATGCCGGtaacgacgatgacgacgacgatgatgatgaggacgaGAAACCCGCACGAAAGTATACAGCgaaagtgaacgaaaaaaagaaacagataaAGGGGAGCCAAACCCGAAAGGgcgcaaaaaaggaagaacccGAAACGAAACAAGTGACTGACGAGGACGACGCTAGTTGGCTGGATGGGCTAAAGCGTGCGTTTGACTCGATCGTACAGCCAACGGTGGATGCGAAAGATGTACCGAGCGACCCTGCAGAGGAAGGTACCATCGTACGATGGCTCCAATCGCTAACGTCCCGCGGTGAGAACGTTGCGAAAGCCGAAGATGAGCCAAAGGAGAAGGCAAATCCAATCATTAACCTGCTCACCGGTTGGTTACAGTCAGCCGAGGGCGGTGATTCAAACGAGGAGATTCGCTTCCGTCCCATCGGTTCCTATgccgatgatgacgatgacgacgacaacAAGCACGCGAACGACAAAAGGAGAAAATCACCCACCAAAGGTGCAACCGATTCGAAGCTGGTACAGCTGCTGAATCACAGCCCGATCGCGTCACTCTTCAGTGCGGAAGAGCTACCAGCGGAGTCACCGATCGACAACGGTCCCAAGCGTCCGAGGCAACCGGCACCGGGCGTTCGTGGACCGGCGCGTGTTGTCAAACAGCGCATTGCCATCTCGCCGGAAGACTTTGAGCAGCTGCTGCTCCGGGTGCCGTCCTTCGTGCCGGACTACACACAGGTACAGGGTGAAGAGTGTCGCCGACAGGGCGAAATCTTCGAACGTCAGCTGCGCGGTAAACGGCTCTGGGCGCTGCAAATGATAGACGCCAGCGCACGGCTGGCATCCGGTCTGCTGCGGGGCAATGCGAACCAGCTCGGCGATTTCGATCTGTGCACCGGGATCGCTACACGGGTCCGTGTTCGCGAAGACGAGCTGGTACGGCTGCGGGGCAAATACTGTCTCGCACACGTGGATGTGGTGGCGGAGGATGCGGAACTCCGGCTACCGGTACATCTTCTTCAGGGTGGTGGTTTCGTCAAGAGTACGCTGAACGAT CCGGATCACTTCCTGCCACGCTTTACAACGATCAACTGGGGCATTTGTTTGCCGGCCGCGTGCTCGTTCGAGGATGCCGGCAGCATCGTGCAACACTTTGTACGGCCGTACAACTCCACCGGCATCAAGCTGTTTCTGGAGCTGGAGGAGGCCAACTGTCATGTGCGGCAGGTGCGTTCGTGGTCCCGTCTGCTGAAGGACCACTGGCAGCTTGTCGCCGTGTT CGGTTTTTACACGTTCGTCGCGGTGGTGACGCTGGTAGCAACGCTGAACGATTATGAAATCTTCATCAAAATTGAACCACCGTCCACACAGGACTCCCCGCTGGATCCGCCGGAGCGCCGCACCACCAACGTCTTCCACCAGACGCTGATGGCGTTTTCACTGAAGAAAACTTTGCCCCAGCTGATCGGTTCGGGCACAGACGAACATCACCATCTGCGCTGTCTGCACGGGCTGAAGGCACTCGCGAGTGGTGCACTATTTCTCGCCCTCCGTCTCGTACCGCTCGGCTTTCAACCGTTCACCAACCGGAACGAATTCACCGAAAGCTTTAACGCACCGTGGAGTGTCGCGGTTCGGCTGCTAATGCTGTACGCCGACGTGTTTCTCGTGGTGAGCGGCTTCCTGGCCGCGTACCATATGGTGCGCGAGTACCGTGAGCGTGCACGTGTTCCCTGGTTTAAACGTATCGCGGGCCGTTACCTCAG GCTAGCGTTTCCTCTCGTGCCAGTGCTGGTGTTTTACGCCTGGGTTTGGGAACATCTCGGCAGTGGACCGCAGTGGGGCGACGTCGTGACCAAGAATGCGAACCTCTGCAAACATGGCTACCTGAGCAATCTGCTCTTCATGCACAACTGGTACCCGATCGAGGAGACT TGTGCTCCCCATACCTTCCAGTTGGCGATTGAGATGCAGCTGAGTGTACTGGCACCGTTTCTGATGATCGTATTAGTGCGCAGCCCGTTCTACGGTACCGCAGCGTACGTGCTGCTTAGCGCTCTCTCTACGGCAATCCGCTTCGCCTCGACCACGGAAGATCGGTTGACACCGTATGTGTTCCATGGTGTGCGGCTAACGCAACTCTACCGCACGCTTAATCTCTCGTTCGCCGAAACACTACACCGACTGACGCCCTATCTGGCCGGTTTCGGGCTCGGCTATCTGCTGCAGGAGACGGGTCGACCGCGCCAGGACCGTGGCGTACACTACGCCGGCTGGTTTGGGGCTGCCATCGCCTTGCTCTGGTGCGTCTGCTTCCCGCTCGATATCGTTCGGAAGGACTTCCGGTACGAGCCGGGTGATGCGGCACAGTTTGCCGCCCTAGCACCACTCTCCTGGTCGCTCGGACTTTGCTGGATCGTCTACTACTGCGTGACGGAGGAGCAGTGTTTGCTGAACCGTGTGCTCAGCTCCCGTCCCTTGGTGTGTCTCGGTCGGCTAACCTACTCCCTTACCCTCGTACAGTTTTTGGTGTTCTTCTACTTTGCCGGTTCGACACGCGGCAGCGAGGTGTTTAGCTTCACCGGGTACGTTAACCGTACCGAGGTATGTCTCGCACTTGGTGCAGCCCTCATCCTGACACTTCTTTTCGATCTGCCCATTCAAAACGTTAAACGACTGCTCGACCAAACCGGTGTATTTGATCGTCTAGAAGTACCACCGGAACCACCGGCAACTAGTACGGAACACACCGACACAACGGCGGAACCGGACGCAAAACCTGAACCCATCAGCGAACCGGAACAGATAGAACCTGTTGCGGAACAAACCGATTTTGTCAGCCCGTTCGATGATCAGGATGAGGAAGATAATGGGATATGGCTGCGGAGGCGTACCGCCGATACCGCTAACGAGCAATCAAGTACCGTGGATGACTTTTGGGCGAGCAAAGACACGAACGTGAAGGACGTAGATGCGCAGTATGAGAGTGTTGTGCAGGAAGCAACCACTGCGGTCCAGTCCGAACCCGAACCAGAGGAAGAGGttgaagaagaggaagaggaagaagaagaggaagaggaggaagaggaagaggaggaagagatCGATGAGGAGAAGGAAGTCAAACGACGGCCAACAACGAACGGTGCGAATTGGTCTCGATTCTAG